From a region of the Desulfuromonas sp. KJ2020 genome:
- a CDS encoding acyl-CoA dehydrogenase family protein, with translation MMNFSLSAAQEELRTRAREFARTEVLPASWHYDERDEIPLFLLERAREEGFLNHDIPVEYGGLGLGILDSVLISEEIAAACPGVATSVFDNSLGFEPLLLCRNEALKKDYFRRIREEGKYICFATSEPTMGSNVAGMRCQAKPDGDDFLLNGTKFWITNGGIADYMTVFATVDPQAGHKGIGAFLVEKSWEGVEVGEHIPKLGQRCSNTAGLHFRNVRVPRHNVIAPPGEGFALAMKTFARTRPVIGAFAVGAARSAMEYAIDYAKKRQAFGAPLANFQAIQFKIAEMYQKVETARLLVWKAAWEADAGHDPTISASIAKMVATETAMEVVNEALQIFGGYGYTRMFPLEKLLRDVRLFTIYEGTSEIQRMVLAGHALEKYVPAMPALDQFPLMRGMDLNPKDSTQGSSGAWRCRMCGHIHYGDEAPAQCPLCFFPQTAFKRVWPADGEE, from the coding sequence ATGATGAATTTTTCGCTGTCTGCCGCCCAGGAGGAGCTCCGGACCAGGGCCAGGGAATTTGCCCGCACGGAGGTTCTGCCGGCTTCCTGGCATTACGATGAGCGTGACGAGATCCCCCTCTTTCTGCTTGAAAGGGCACGGGAGGAAGGTTTTTTAAACCACGACATTCCGGTTGAGTACGGCGGCCTGGGGCTTGGCATCCTGGACAGTGTTCTGATCTCCGAGGAGATTGCCGCGGCTTGCCCGGGCGTGGCCACGTCCGTTTTCGACAACTCCCTCGGGTTCGAGCCTCTTCTTCTTTGCCGGAACGAGGCGCTGAAAAAGGATTATTTCAGGCGGATACGTGAAGAGGGCAAGTACATCTGCTTTGCCACTTCAGAGCCGACCATGGGTTCCAATGTGGCGGGCATGCGCTGTCAGGCCAAACCCGATGGCGACGACTTTCTTTTGAACGGTACCAAGTTCTGGATCACCAATGGCGGCATCGCGGATTATATGACCGTGTTCGCCACCGTCGACCCCCAGGCGGGACACAAGGGCATCGGCGCTTTTCTGGTGGAAAAATCCTGGGAGGGGGTTGAGGTCGGAGAACACATCCCCAAACTGGGACAGCGCTGCTCCAATACGGCGGGACTTCATTTCCGCAATGTCCGCGTACCCCGGCACAATGTCATCGCCCCGCCTGGCGAGGGGTTTGCCCTGGCTATGAAGACCTTCGCCCGGACGCGACCCGTTATCGGCGCCTTTGCCGTAGGGGCGGCCCGTTCGGCCATGGAATACGCCATCGACTACGCCAAAAAACGCCAGGCTTTCGGAGCGCCGCTGGCCAACTTTCAGGCCATCCAGTTCAAAATCGCCGAGATGTACCAAAAGGTTGAGACGGCCCGCCTGCTGGTCTGGAAAGCGGCCTGGGAGGCCGATGCCGGGCACGACCCGACCATTTCGGCCTCAATAGCCAAGATGGTGGCGACGGAAACGGCCATGGAGGTGGTGAACGAGGCTCTGCAGATCTTTGGCGGCTACGGGTATACCCGGATGTTCCCCCTCGAGAAACTGCTGCGGGATGTGCGGCTTTTCACCATTTACGAGGGGACCAGCGAAATTCAGCGGATGGTCCTCGCCGGCCATGCTCTGGAGAAGTACGTCCCGGCCATGCCGGCCCTCGATCAGTTCCCCTTGATGCGAGGGATGGATCTGAACCCGAAGGACTCTACGCAAGGCTCGTCTGGGGCCTGGCGTTGCCGGATGTGCGGGCATATCCATTATGGCGACGAGGCGCCGGCGCAGTGCCCCCTCTGTTTTTTTCCGCAGACGGCCTTTAAACGCGTCTGGCCGGCAGACGGGGAAGAGTGA
- a CDS encoding mechanosensitive ion channel family protein, whose product METLHTLFDQHVFGIGFGRYATAFGILLAALILRRVADHLFNRFLVPLAAKSANPYDDLTLQSLRKPGTFLVTLVGLFLAVQVLQLPVEPVDIRRFAHALLKVLITFDIAWALFNLICVLEAYLAKWAHRTDSTLDDNLLPFVRKSLRVFIVFMAFLMAVQNLGYSISGLLASLGIGGVAVALAAKDTLSNIFGSFMIILDRPFGVGDWIKAGDMEGTVEEVGFRSTKIRTFAQTLISVPNNVIANMPLDNFSRMPKRRIKMTVGVTYETTPAQMREAVERIRALLRRHPAIDQEFFLVNFTDFGASSLDIMVYCFTTTTVWADYLDARQDVCLQVMDILEDLGLEIAFPSRSIYLRGKEEDGLPAPADAEA is encoded by the coding sequence ATGGAAACCCTGCACACCCTTTTTGATCAGCATGTCTTCGGCATCGGCTTCGGCCGTTACGCCACGGCCTTCGGCATTCTGCTGGCGGCCCTGATTCTGCGGCGGGTCGCCGACCACCTGTTCAACCGCTTTCTCGTGCCGCTGGCCGCCAAATCCGCCAACCCCTACGATGACCTGACCCTGCAGAGCCTGCGCAAGCCCGGCACCTTTCTCGTCACGCTGGTCGGCCTCTTTCTGGCCGTTCAGGTTCTGCAACTGCCAGTGGAACCAGTGGATATCCGCCGCTTCGCCCACGCTTTGCTCAAGGTGCTCATCACCTTCGACATCGCCTGGGCCCTGTTCAATCTGATCTGCGTGCTCGAGGCCTATCTGGCCAAGTGGGCTCACCGCACCGACTCGACCCTCGACGACAACCTGCTTCCCTTCGTGCGCAAGAGCCTGCGGGTCTTTATCGTTTTCATGGCCTTCCTCATGGCTGTGCAAAACCTCGGCTACTCCATCTCGGGGCTGCTCGCCTCCCTCGGCATCGGCGGCGTCGCCGTGGCCCTGGCCGCCAAAGACACCCTCTCCAATATCTTCGGTTCCTTCATGATCATCCTCGACCGCCCCTTCGGCGTCGGCGACTGGATCAAGGCGGGAGACATGGAGGGGACCGTCGAAGAGGTCGGCTTCCGCTCCACCAAAATCCGCACCTTCGCCCAGACCCTGATCTCCGTCCCCAACAACGTCATCGCCAACATGCCCCTGGACAACTTCAGCCGCATGCCCAAGCGCCGCATCAAAATGACCGTCGGCGTCACCTATGAAACCACCCCCGCCCAGATGCGCGAGGCGGTAGAACGCATCCGCGCCCTGTTGCGCCGTCATCCGGCCATTGACCAGGAGTTCTTCCTCGTCAACTTCACCGACTTCGGCGCCTCCTCCCTCGACATCATGGTCTACTGCTTCACCACCACCACGGTCTGGGCCGATTACCTCGACGCCCGCCAGGACGTCTGCCTGCAGGTCATGGACATTCTCGAAGACCTGGGTTTGGAGATCGCCTTCCCCAGCCGCAGCATCTATCTGCGCGGCAAGGAAGAGGACGGCCTGCCCGCCCCGGCCGACGCCGAGGCCTGA
- the larE gene encoding ATP-dependent sacrificial sulfur transferase LarE, with amino-acid sequence MSQPALYTRLLARLTPLGRVAVAFSGGVDSTLLLYAAVEALGVENVLAITASADAFPQEELGFCQAFTAARGIRHHLIHLDPLVREEVRTNDPRRCYFCKQFIFALCLQAARDAGFDLLVDGTNADDSLDYRPGTQAARELGVRSPLEEAGLGKEDIRNLSRQAGLPGWDKPPLTCYLTRFPYGTTITAERLQQVRRCEEFLASRGFSGFRVRYHGEVARLEVNPDDFRRLLDPALRGEIVAICRQAGFTYVSLDLEGYRQGSLNPADLSANP; translated from the coding sequence ATGTCTCAACCGGCACTCTACACCCGTTTACTGGCCCGACTGACTCCCCTGGGCCGCGTGGCGGTCGCTTTTTCGGGGGGAGTCGATTCGACCCTGCTGCTGTACGCCGCCGTTGAAGCCCTGGGCGTGGAAAACGTGTTGGCGATAACCGCCTCTGCGGACGCTTTCCCCCAAGAAGAACTGGGCTTTTGCCAGGCTTTCACAGCCGCCAGGGGCATCCGGCATCACTTGATCCACCTTGATCCGCTGGTGCGAGAGGAGGTCAGAACCAACGATCCCCGGCGCTGTTATTTCTGCAAGCAGTTTATCTTCGCCCTTTGCCTTCAGGCTGCGCGGGATGCCGGCTTCGACCTGCTGGTTGATGGCACCAATGCCGACGACTCTCTCGACTATCGACCGGGGACCCAGGCTGCCCGCGAGCTGGGTGTGCGCTCTCCTCTGGAGGAAGCTGGGCTGGGTAAAGAGGATATCCGCAACTTAAGCCGCCAAGCAGGCTTGCCGGGCTGGGACAAGCCGCCGCTGACCTGCTACCTCACCCGCTTCCCCTACGGCACGACCATTACCGCAGAGCGTCTCCAGCAGGTGCGCCGCTGTGAGGAATTCCTGGCCAGCCGCGGCTTCAGTGGCTTCAGGGTACGCTACCATGGCGAGGTGGCGCGCCTTGAAGTCAATCCGGACGATTTTCGCCGCCTGCTTGACCCGGCCCTGCGCGGCGAGATTGTCGCCATTTGTCGACAGGCCGGCTTTACCTACGTGTCCCTCGATCTGGAGGGCTACCGCCAGGGGAGCCTGAACCCGGCCGATTTATCAGCCAACCCATGA
- a CDS encoding AAA family ATPase, which produces MSRPRKTRSPVYVRLSEKRIRQIEALVEQWNYETRLFVLRRLRQYDPTPTLFGRLRAWLRRLLKPSERNFQNLRNPELLSDWRRRFEVSGSQSASAAWEKILERELDWHDYQYLTFLLAHKTTDIFVPPPLLETFRKLYHAHILKEYTEDPLVPRAPLVLVVGSSGSGKSATVKQAIEEAVFANEVRPVIDLEVKREEVLSDQPFWRHLEDVDPELAVRIERRRKVERLRFWSRVPLIRYLFRERIGQALSSLEEQGVWVDYAMITPNDYQTAWAGEPGNYLRKAMGDERRTCIRHLEEAHSAFGRPDQMSTVKGQQASLVDTANILLDEIAYGRRDCLLIATTDQPEQFDPAIYRRFVERGLVIDIGEFWQDRHHLREVVRQELKRKNFNAGHPGQEDRILPEEQLERVVDHLYPIFHERSLRITPAYVRRLIDSIISLKGDFHDRYLDDQFLVRDALKEVARNVYGSLYKKLVGHIDRGVRWSDYIGGIKNEFSEMANNALFYNVNEEKGVVLAGPPGSGKTYMVRAWLGDNREVQDLVVNLNDLADPVNPFEGMVENLERVYDIAKMLSPAMVFFDEGDSVAPRRSAQGGSPYDKVTNKFLSIIDGESPLNRVFTVLTTNRLDILDPALIRSKRLKVLNVTGHMRDEDALRIMHKELRDLSLDEGLSFEEIVRVARALCDTPADFTAFVEKVRSLRSTEIEVLGKLMEAVKGDEEERMRFVRFNYKTLVGLLEGAAGEPSLALRARHGEESLLGCLDEAASRLGRIYRQGIFPITRWHLLSARTQLAGSPLRKGKQQLDEFLETELSKEPQVGFVVGVGANDTSGILLPIASSLVYRVFPEKIVVTGAVSTSAPGAAEMDLAVQMTRQSACEAVTLVENYLQALCPDFNLPRLLGRFLEGYTLHHQLLSASYSVGGPSAGFALAINTLSVLLNLPVLNDFGITGAPWIKGAQRGEVGASVIIGGHRKKAEKVLQYLPRMYMPQQNYLDFEPEVLEAYRMEGKDICGVRSFSGLVPEVLDFGAEVRNLQKCFFELRLQADLAEGKRDTARQREEIKKLGSQIRERAEEEVRRRVVAMRRYVQNGADDEASLQEIFAPDSAASSSREVFQ; this is translated from the coding sequence ATGAGCAGGCCGCGAAAAACACGGTCTCCAGTATACGTCCGGCTCTCCGAGAAGCGCATCAGGCAGATTGAGGCGCTGGTTGAGCAATGGAACTACGAGACCCGCCTCTTCGTACTGCGCCGACTGCGGCAGTATGACCCGACGCCGACCCTCTTCGGCCGCCTGCGGGCCTGGCTGCGGCGGCTGCTGAAGCCATCCGAGCGCAATTTCCAGAACCTGCGCAACCCGGAGCTGCTCAGCGACTGGCGGCGACGGTTCGAGGTGTCCGGCTCGCAGAGTGCCTCGGCCGCCTGGGAAAAGATTCTCGAGCGTGAGCTCGACTGGCACGACTACCAGTACCTCACCTTTCTGCTGGCCCACAAGACCACCGACATCTTCGTGCCGCCGCCCCTGCTGGAGACCTTCCGCAAGCTCTATCACGCCCACATTCTCAAAGAGTACACCGAAGATCCGCTGGTGCCGCGAGCGCCCCTCGTGCTGGTGGTGGGCAGCAGCGGCAGCGGCAAGAGCGCCACGGTCAAGCAGGCCATCGAGGAGGCCGTCTTTGCCAACGAGGTGCGCCCCGTCATCGATTTGGAGGTCAAGCGCGAGGAGGTGCTCTCCGATCAGCCTTTCTGGCGTCACCTGGAGGATGTCGACCCCGAACTGGCGGTGCGCATCGAGCGGCGCCGCAAGGTGGAGCGCCTGCGCTTCTGGTCCCGCGTCCCCCTGATCCGCTACCTCTTTCGCGAGCGCATCGGTCAGGCCCTCTCCTCCCTCGAAGAGCAGGGGGTCTGGGTCGACTATGCCATGATCACCCCCAACGACTACCAGACGGCCTGGGCGGGGGAGCCGGGCAACTATCTGCGCAAGGCCATGGGGGACGAGCGGCGCACCTGCATCCGCCATCTGGAAGAAGCCCACTCGGCCTTTGGCCGCCCCGATCAGATGAGCACCGTCAAGGGGCAGCAGGCCAGCCTGGTCGATACGGCCAACATCCTGCTGGACGAGATCGCCTATGGCCGTCGCGACTGCCTGCTGATCGCCACCACCGACCAGCCAGAGCAGTTCGATCCCGCCATCTACCGGCGTTTTGTCGAGCGCGGCCTGGTCATCGATATCGGCGAATTCTGGCAGGACCGCCACCACCTGCGTGAGGTGGTCCGCCAGGAGCTCAAGCGCAAAAACTTCAATGCCGGTCACCCGGGGCAGGAAGACAGGATCCTTCCCGAAGAGCAGCTGGAGCGGGTGGTCGACCATCTCTATCCCATCTTCCACGAGCGCAGCCTGCGCATCACCCCGGCCTACGTGCGCCGCCTCATCGACTCCATCATCTCTCTCAAGGGTGATTTCCACGACCGCTATCTCGATGATCAGTTTCTGGTACGCGACGCCCTCAAAGAGGTGGCCCGCAACGTCTATGGCTCCCTCTACAAGAAGCTGGTGGGGCATATCGACCGGGGCGTCCGCTGGAGCGACTATATCGGCGGCATCAAGAACGAGTTTTCCGAGATGGCCAACAACGCTCTCTTCTACAACGTCAACGAAGAGAAGGGGGTGGTGCTGGCCGGGCCACCGGGTTCGGGCAAGACCTACATGGTGCGGGCCTGGCTGGGGGATAATCGCGAGGTGCAGGACCTGGTGGTCAACCTCAACGATCTGGCCGATCCGGTCAATCCGTTTGAGGGCATGGTGGAGAATCTCGAACGGGTCTACGACATCGCCAAGATGCTCTCGCCCGCCATGGTCTTCTTCGACGAGGGGGACTCGGTGGCGCCGCGCCGCAGTGCCCAGGGGGGCAGCCCCTACGACAAGGTCACCAACAAGTTCCTCTCCATCATCGACGGGGAATCCCCCCTGAACCGGGTCTTTACCGTGCTGACCACCAATCGTCTCGACATTCTCGACCCGGCCCTGATCCGCTCCAAGCGCCTGAAGGTGCTCAACGTCACCGGGCACATGCGGGACGAGGATGCCCTGCGCATCATGCACAAGGAGTTGCGGGACCTCAGCCTGGACGAGGGACTCAGCTTCGAGGAGATCGTGCGGGTGGCCCGCGCCCTCTGCGACACGCCTGCTGATTTTACCGCCTTTGTCGAAAAGGTGCGCAGTCTGCGCTCGACGGAGATCGAGGTGCTGGGCAAGCTCATGGAGGCGGTCAAGGGGGACGAGGAAGAACGCATGCGTTTCGTGCGCTTCAACTACAAGACCCTGGTCGGCCTGCTGGAGGGGGCGGCCGGTGAGCCGAGTCTGGCCCTGCGCGCCCGGCACGGCGAGGAATCCCTGCTAGGCTGTCTCGATGAAGCCGCCTCGCGCCTGGGCAGGATCTACCGGCAGGGGATTTTCCCCATCACCCGCTGGCATCTGCTCAGCGCCCGCACCCAGCTGGCGGGCAGTCCCCTGCGCAAGGGGAAGCAGCAGCTCGATGAATTTCTGGAGACGGAACTGTCGAAAGAACCCCAGGTCGGCTTCGTTGTCGGCGTCGGGGCCAATGACACCAGCGGTATTCTGCTGCCCATCGCCTCGTCCCTGGTCTACCGGGTCTTCCCCGAGAAGATCGTGGTGACCGGGGCCGTCTCCACTTCGGCGCCGGGCGCGGCCGAGATGGACCTGGCCGTGCAGATGACTCGCCAGAGCGCCTGCGAGGCGGTGACCCTGGTCGAGAATTATCTGCAGGCTCTCTGCCCTGACTTCAACCTGCCCCGCCTGCTCGGGCGTTTTCTGGAGGGCTATACCCTGCATCATCAACTGCTGTCGGCCTCCTACAGCGTTGGCGGTCCCTCCGCCGGTTTCGCGCTGGCCATCAACACCCTGTCGGTGTTGTTGAATCTGCCGGTGCTCAACGATTTCGGCATCACCGGTGCCCCCTGGATCAAGGGAGCCCAGCGCGGCGAAGTCGGCGCCTCCGTCATCATTGGCGGCCACCGCAAAAAAGCCGAAAAGGTGCTGCAGTATCTGCCGCGCATGTACATGCCCCAGCAGAACTATCTCGACTTCGAGCCGGAGGTGTTGGAAGCCTACCGCATGGAAGGCAAGGATATCTGCGGGGTGCGCAGCTTTTCCGGGCTGGTGCCGGAGGTGCTCGATTTCGGGGCGGAGGTGCGCAATCTGCAGAAATGTTTCTTTGAGCTGCGTCTGCAGGCCGATCTGGCCGAAGGCAAGCGCGACACCGCCCGCCAGCGCGAGGAGATCAAAAAGCTGGGCAGCCAGATCCGCGAACGGGCCGAAGAGGAGGTCCGTCGTCGGGTTGTGGCCATGCGCCGCTATGTGCAAAACGGCGCCGACGACGAAGCCAGCCTGCAGGAGATCTTCGCGCCCGACTCTGCCGCGTCTTCCTCGCGGGAGGTCTTCCAATAG
- a CDS encoding mechanosensitive ion channel family protein — MTSYTSAISERLEDFLGPQVVGQLLTEWTINLVVALVILIAFYTLWRIVQGLMRATFRRKMDETSFSFLETIVKFALLTIGFITALDSAGIKTSALLTSLGIVGLTIGFAARDALSNLISGILIFIDRPFVLGDLVEIEGVYGRIERITLRSTRVVTSDGRMLAVPNTQVINQTVASYTNFPHLRIDVKVTVGVLEDLDHIRGLLLALVQDDPAYMTSPAPRVVVTELNDYNVAVELQAWLDDEKRHVEKRFELREKAFKTLNQAGVELPFETLKLQPLEVTLMDSKS; from the coding sequence ATGACGTCATATACTTCCGCTATTTCGGAAAGGCTGGAAGATTTTCTAGGGCCCCAGGTGGTGGGCCAACTGCTCACTGAATGGACGATCAACCTCGTGGTGGCCCTGGTCATACTTATCGCTTTTTATACCCTGTGGCGCATTGTACAGGGACTGATGCGTGCTACCTTTCGGCGCAAGATGGATGAAACGAGCTTTTCCTTTCTTGAAACAATCGTTAAATTCGCCCTGCTGACAATCGGTTTCATTACGGCCCTGGACTCTGCAGGCATCAAAACCTCCGCCCTGCTGACCTCCCTGGGCATCGTCGGGTTGACCATCGGCTTTGCCGCCCGCGATGCCTTGTCCAACCTCATCTCGGGGATCCTGATTTTTATCGACCGCCCCTTCGTTCTTGGGGATCTGGTTGAGATCGAAGGGGTGTATGGCCGGATCGAACGAATCACCCTGCGCTCAACCCGGGTGGTGACTTCCGACGGCCGCATGCTGGCTGTGCCGAACACCCAGGTCATCAACCAGACCGTTGCCTCCTATACCAACTTTCCACACCTGCGCATTGATGTAAAAGTTACGGTCGGGGTCCTGGAGGATTTAGACCACATCCGCGGGCTGTTACTGGCACTGGTACAGGACGATCCGGCATATATGACCAGTCCCGCGCCGCGCGTGGTGGTCACAGAACTGAACGATTACAATGTGGCGGTGGAACTGCAGGCCTGGCTCGATGATGAAAAAAGGCATGTTGAAAAACGTTTCGAGCTACGGGAAAAGGCTTTCAAGACCCTGAATCAGGCGGGGGTGGAGTTGCCCTTTGAAACCCTCAAGCTCCAGCCGCTGGAGGTCACGCTGATGGATTCCAAATCCTGA
- a CDS encoding Hsp20/alpha crystallin family protein, translating into MATGKWNPLQELQLMQEQMNRLFDLSRQRSLGEPAESSSWHPAVDIYEDEAEVVVKMEVPEIDQKDIDVTLEEGTLVISGCRELERKEKQQNYHRIERSYGSFRRSFSLPATIDQERISARCDKGVLKVVLPKKSSDHPRQIEVEVK; encoded by the coding sequence ATGGCCACGGGCAAATGGAATCCGCTGCAGGAACTGCAGTTGATGCAGGAGCAGATGAATCGCCTGTTCGACCTGAGCCGCCAGCGCAGTCTGGGAGAACCGGCAGAGAGCAGCAGCTGGCATCCCGCCGTCGACATCTACGAGGACGAAGCAGAAGTGGTGGTCAAGATGGAAGTCCCCGAGATCGATCAGAAGGACATCGATGTCACCCTCGAAGAAGGCACCCTGGTCATCAGCGGCTGCCGCGAACTCGAACGCAAGGAGAAACAGCAGAACTACCACCGCATCGAGCGCAGCTACGGCAGCTTTCGCCGCAGCTTCTCCCTGCCCGCCACCATTGACCAGGAGCGCATCAGCGCCCGTTGCGACAAAGGCGTTCTCAAGGTTGTCCTCCCCAAAAAATCAAGCGACCACCCCCGCCAGATCGAGGTGGAGGTGAAGTAG
- a CDS encoding thermonuclease family protein yields the protein MRFSRLPLKYGVFFIFLLTSLLLGMQKRPDPPPTATGLSGTVEWVYDGDTLKVAGIGKVRLLGIDTPEHEDSSRDRGFTRLGVPAKNLRPMAKAALQHNIALVKNRTVRLMTEEEERDRYGRLLAYVYLEDGTQLNRLLLEKGLAVVYRRFSFAHKQDFLQAEKTARQAERGLWAP from the coding sequence ATGAGGTTTTCCCGCCTCCCTCTGAAATACGGAGTCTTCTTCATCTTTCTGCTGACCAGCCTGCTGTTGGGGATGCAGAAGCGGCCAGACCCTCCGCCCACCGCCACCGGCCTCAGCGGCACCGTCGAGTGGGTTTACGACGGCGACACCCTGAAGGTAGCCGGCATCGGCAAGGTGCGCCTCCTCGGTATCGACACGCCGGAACATGAGGATTCCTCCCGCGACCGCGGCTTCACCCGTCTCGGCGTCCCCGCCAAAAACCTGCGCCCCATGGCCAAGGCCGCCCTGCAGCATAACATCGCCCTCGTCAAGAACCGCACTGTGCGCCTGATGACCGAAGAGGAAGAACGCGACCGCTACGGCCGTCTGCTGGCCTACGTCTACCTGGAGGATGGCACTCAGCTCAACCGCCTCCTGCTCGAAAAGGGGCTGGCCGTGGTCTATAGGCGCTTCAGTTTCGCCCACAAACAGGATTTTCTGCAGGCCGAAAAGACCGCCCGTCAGGCCGAACGTGGCCTCTGGGCGCCCTAG